TGCTGGCATCACTCGGATCGAGCTGGGCAGGCGCCTTGGTCAGCGGCAGACATTTGTCTCGAAGTTCGAGCTGGGCGAGCACCGACTGGACGTGGCCGAGTTCGTCACCGTTGCGAGGGCGATCGGCGCTGACCCTCTTGAGATCATCAGGGTAGCGGAATCTGAAAGTTGCTGAGCACGCGCCGCCGCCTGATCGGGAGGCAACGCCATCATCGGAGACAATTGCGACGCGGTGCTGTCAGACCGATCGGCAGCATGATCGCCTGAACCGTCCGACTTATAATGTCCAATCTAGAAGGTCGGCCATCATGATTTATGTTCGAGGGTAGCCCTCCTGTCGCCGCTGGCATCCTGCGTCGCAGAATCCCAACTGATCTTTAGGAGCAAACCGATGTCCAGTGACATCATGGTACCCAGAAACGCTGCAATCAACTCGCAAGGGGACAAGAGATCGCTAGTGTTGGGAAAAAGGGGACGTCAGCAACCTTATCCGGCAAGCCTTGGACGTGGAGCCTAGAGGCGTGAAATAGCTGCAAGACCAAACCGGTTTGACCGCAGCTCAGGTCAAGCGGCTGTCGGTTCACTCCGTGCG
The genomic region above belongs to Mesorhizobium sp. B4-1-4 and contains:
- a CDS encoding helix-turn-helix domain-containing protein yields the protein MEVPVPALALLLSSLRPDLYRKMIELLVEVRKDAGITRIELGRRLGQRQTFVSKFELGEHRLDVAEFVTVARAIGADPLEIIRVAESESC